A stretch of Labrus bergylta chromosome 19, fLabBer1.1, whole genome shotgun sequence DNA encodes these proteins:
- the cfap300 gene encoding cilia- and flagella-associated protein 300 — protein sequence MAGEKFEQTFSFTPLPSKIPSFLQDKDISALLMKWSMFGRISAQCYSFDQTFNPYNSDKFAQCFFKDPDVFSSLKNIKDGAWVPLEKEVMCVSVEPVPCTQVSMDLFDPIYLCGILKPSGFIVKCFHDVYPDYDELRKMLQEEDSEHYYVVGREERGEFLFRLFKHLCLGGELCQYEDVIDSYISTTKRIYKDLISVQKDPESQKISVISTVLKVCAHDDSGCCYPGGREEEQTFAYLIIDPFKRHVTLFYHCFGVGDFSL from the exons ATGGCAGGAGAGAAGTTTGAgcaaactttttcttttactccTCTTCCCTCAAAGATTCCCTCCTTCCTACAGGACAAAGACATTTCAGCACTGTTAATGAAATG GTCCATGTTTGGGAGGATTTCCGCTCAGTGCTACAGCTTTGACCAGACATTTAACCCTTACAACAGTGACAAGTTCGCACAG TGTTTCTTCaaagatccagatgttttttccAGTTTAAAGAACATAAAGGATGGAGCCTGGGTGCCACTGG AAAAGGAAgtaatgtgtgtctctgtggagCCTGTGCCATGTACTCAAGTCTCCATGGACCTGTTTGACCCCATCTACCTCTGTGGGATACTGAAGCCCTCTGGATTTATAGTGAAATGCTTTCATGATGTCTACCCCGACTACGATGAACTTAGAAag ATGTTGCAGGAGGAAGACTCTGAGCACTACTATGTAGTTGGGAGAGAGGAGCGAGGGGAGTTCCTGTTTCGACTCTTCAAGCACCTGTGTTTAGGAGGAGAGCTCTGTCAGTACGAGGACGTCATCGATTCATACATCAGCACCACAAAGCGAATCTACAAAGATCTGATCAG TGTTCAGAAGGATCCAGAGTCTCAGAAAATCAGTGTCATCTCCACAGTCCTCAAAGTCTGTGCCCAT GATGACTCTGGATGTTGTTACCCTGGAGGGcgggaggaggagcagacatTTGCCTATTTGATTATTGACCCCTTCAAAAgacatgtgactttgttttatcaCTGCTTTGGTGTCGGGGATTTCTCACTGTGA